In Myxocyprinus asiaticus isolate MX2 ecotype Aquarium Trade chromosome 27, UBuf_Myxa_2, whole genome shotgun sequence, the DNA window TCGGGGAAACCAGGACTGTGGTCATTCACGTCTTTGATTTCTACTCCAACATAATGTATTTCAAGTGGATTTTCAACGGCGATTTTCAGATTTATCAAGCACACGCTATTTCCGTCACAAGCCTCCTCTCTGTCGATTTTCTTATCAATATACAATTCACCATTGTTTTGATTTACCTGGAAAAGAGCTTCTTTAGATCCAGAGACGATACGAAACCGCCTGTCCACCAAGGTATTCGCATCAAGACCCAAATCCTTTGCAATATTTCCCACAATCGATCCCTCTTTTACCTCCTCTGGTATAGAGTACCTTATTTGGGTTGAAACCTGCTGCCCGAAGCGAAGCAGAAAAGAGAAACACAAAGCAATCCACCAGTACTCCCATCTGCGCCTTTGTTCTCCGGTTTCCATCGTTACGTATTCCTTTAAAACGGCTTGAGACGAGTCGCGATATTAGGCTACTCCTGCAAAACGGCGTGTATTCATGGCAATCTTGTCATTTGTAAATAACCGATGTAAATTATGTCTTTTAATTTCTACAGTGCCATTATCTTGCTTCTCGTGATATAGGCTCGACCTCCTATCCCGTGTGAAACGAACAGAACAGCCATGCGCGCCACATACCAATGGGCAGGGCCAAATCTCGAAGGCGCATCCTTGTGTAGCACTGACCCCAAATGGTACAAACacgtaaatattattattattattattttaataaacatcACATAAGCAGAGCGCAAAATTGCAGcacaacacatacagtacaacttCGATTTTTATATAACATGGATTTAAAACAATTTCACGTATTGCATGGATACTGTAGTATTCAGATTATACACAGATTTCAGGGATAACAACTAAACAGAAGAAAAATCAGCCAAAATAAATCGAAAGGGCCCTTTaaacatttcagcaccatggacaacgATTGTTTCAGTTTAAGCTGATGAGAAGCTGTATAAATTCCTAAGCAACTATGTATAAGGAGTTATTTTGCTAGTCAGAGCATAATAATATCCAGTTTAGTGTATGACAttctgaatttaaaataaataatacataaataaataataataataaatgcacagggcctcgtttcccaataacgattgatcttagtgGTTTATAgcgttttctacgagcgattttacgaacgttcgttattttctttacgtgcgtttcccaaaactgcttTTAACATGAACGTGTGAGGacgcgctttaagtgctacttaagagagacgctgtccataaacgtgaagtgctgaaatgtgaaggTATAGTGCTGCTGgtcattgcaacttcattatatttgttgcGTAACTTTAAAAACACTTGTAACTTACCTcgctggaaatatttaaaaatattttcttaaatgtacatcataattcaccacataattgcattttattttgcaatcgttttttgcagaatgatatatttattttacacaatcgctgcttcgttcatcagatgtgtattttaatatttcgtTTTTAAAAATTGTTCTGTGGTtcgagattaaagcttccaggatcagtgaagacagcggagaccCTGTGAATGGTCCTGCTAATGGcaacaagcattaattgaatataacgaggttcacaGTGTTATTGCagagcgcaaaataaggagaaGCGTGGAAGCTGCGCATTAGGCAtattcaccaatcaaagggaggaCTGCTCTTTaaatgctacacaacatgtgcggTACTACACAACGCGTGGTGCCGGCGAGAGCGCCCTTAGGTGTctgagaggaagaggagacgaggCTAAGGAGCCAATATACCGTACAAACGATTTTCATGCACGGCAGCAAGTTATTGAtttcttccttctctctctgattgttatttttacagttctctgcaacaatcatcccaccactttgttgttaccaactagtccataaataacttttatttgtttacttattaatttatctgttcatccaatactaaccattttatgcattaattaataataataataataataataataataataataataataataataataataataataataatcttagccttttcggttaaaaaataaatgaaataaaacgtatgtatactgatattaaattaacataaagtgtagctataggtgtttaaattgtatcaggtgtaatttcgCGTTTGTCCTGCATAAGTCTGTGTGCTTACGATGTTCTTAacgctgtacgattactccagagcactccttaatctacgagcattttcaagtactacttaaattacgatgcttttgggaaacgaggcccagctCTGACAACAATGGGCCAGAGAAAGtgctatatttaatataattttgtgaGTTCTTACCTCTCCAGAATCTCTCCTGCTCCTGCGATCTGGTATCACTAGAGTATTCCCATTACTGCCCGGGACTATAGTAGAACCGATACTCATTCTGGGTCCAACTAACATGTATCGTTTGTCTCCAGATCTGTACTGGATGCTGTGACACAGAGTCCCGTCGTAATTTGCATCTTGTAAATACTTGGATGAACAGTCTGTAGATTTGGAGCACTGCATTACAATCAACACGATGATACTGATGAGAAAAAGCACTGAAACCGAGCCCAAAGTGATGATCAAATAAAACGTCACGTTGTTTTCCTCCTCGTCTTTTACTGCGTTTTTCACATCAGAAGCTGCAAAAGCCTCTTTGGGCTCCACGACTTTGACAATCACAGTCGCTGTTGCTGAGAGTGACACGTTCCCATTGTCTTTGACCAGTATGACCAGTTTCTGCTGGGCCTCGTCTGTTTCTGTGAATGAGCGAAGGGTCCTTATCTGTCCTGTATAGCGGTCCAAACCAAACAGACTGTGCTCACTAACTTCCTGCAGTGAAAATAATAACCAGCCGTTGTATCCGATATCTGCGTCATAGGCTCTGACTTTAGTCACCAAATGACCTGCGTTCACATTGCGGGGAATCTCCTCCACACCCTCAGCAGAACCGTTAGCACTGACTGGATATAAGATCACTGGAACATTGTCGTTCTGATCCAGAATAAACACGTTCACTGTCACGTTACTGCTCAGAGATGGACTTCCAGAGTCTGTAGCGAGCAAGTGGAACTGGCCAGTTTTCATGGTTTCAAAATCAAAACTTTTAAGGGCATAGATAGCTCCCGTTTCTGAATGAACGTTCAGAAATGACGCCATGTCGCCTTTTGTTCCATCACCTCTAATTATGTGATAAGAAATTACAGCATTTCCATTTATATCTTTGTCTAGTGCGCTAACAGCAAAAATAGATGCTCCGGGTGGATTATTTTCAAATAAGAAAAGCTCGAGAGGATTTTGAGGAAACTCTGGACTGTTGTCGTTCACATCTGACACATCTACGCTTAAAGTCTTCACTGAGGACAGAGGAGGCTGTCCTAGGTCAGTGGCCGTTATTGTGATATCATAATGCGTAACTAACTCTCTATCTAAAGTCCCTTGCGTCACAAGCGAATACATATTTTCCTGAAACGAGGGTTTTAACTCAAATGGAGCGCCTTCAGGCAGCCTGCACACTATTTTTCCGTTAACACCAGAATCTTTATCCGTAACACTAATCAATGAAATTACAGTTCCCGGTTTAGAATCCTCAGGGACTAGATTTGAGAGTGATGTGACCTCGATTTCTGGTGTATTGTCGTTTATGTCAGTAACTTTTATTATAACTCTACAATTTGTGGCCATGGGTGGTTCTGCGCTGTCTGAGGCTGTGACGTCAGCTCTGTATACTTCTGTTTCTTCATAGTCAACAACACCTATAACACGAATTTCACCAGTTTTTCTGTCTATTTCAAATGTGTCATACACCTTTCTCTTTAAGTTGCTGACAAATGAATACAGTATGTCACCATTCAACCCCAGATCTGCATCTGTGGCGTTGACTTGTAATATCACGTTCCCTATGGGGAGATTTTCAGTAATTGTAACTGAGTAAACATCTTTACTGAACACTGGTCTGTTATCATTTATATCAATTACTGTTATTGTTATGTTCATGACGCCTGATCTCGGTGGATTCCCACCGTCGAGAGCAGTTAATACTAACTGGTGCTTACTATGTCGCTCCCTATCAAGGGGTCTTTGCAGTTTAAGAATGGGGATTTTATTGTCCTCTCCGCCATCTCTAATCTCTAATTCAAAATGTTCGTTATGACTCAGTTTATATGTACGAACAGAGTTTCCTCCGGAATCTGGGTCGCGGGCTGCGAGCAACTGGAAATCAGCCCCGGTTAAAGTATTTTCGGCGATCTTCAAAATGTGTTCTTTCTCGGGAAAAACCGGTGCATGATCATTGATGTCCGTAACCTCAATACCCACATAATGAATTTCGAGAGGATTTTCAATAGCAATTTTGAGATTCACTTGACAAACGTCATTGTCGGCACACAGCTCTTCTCTGTCGATTCTATTTTGAATGTATAGAATTCCATTGTTCTGATTTACCTGAAAAGGAGCATCCTTCGATCCAGAAACGATACGGAACCGTCTGTTCACCAAAGTACTCACGTCAAGACCCAAATCCTTAGCGATATTTCCAACAACAGATCCCTCTTTCACCTCCTCTGGAACAGAGTATCTTATCTGAGCTGAAACCTGCCGCCCGACGCTCAGTAGAAATAGCAAACAGAGAACAATCCACCAGGACTCCGATTTGCGCCTTTGTCGTGCATCTCCCATCGCGAAAATTAAAAGACAAATATTTCCCCCACAGCTAAATAGTACATTTAAAGACGTCGTATAGAACTGgcttattcaaaataaatcaCTTCTTTGTAACGCCAGCACAATTATGTCCATACGCCTTCGTTCTCCACAGCTCGCTCGCACAATGCTCAGCACGACGTCATCGCATGAAGAGCGTAATTTCTGACGTAACTTTAGTGCAGCACTGACACCGAGCGGACTTCAGTGTGTAGCACAGTCGACAGACATGAAGAAACATCCAGAGGGTTATTCTGTGCCAAATTCTACGTGGTTATCAATTGCACAATCCTCAGAAATTAAAACTTCACTGCTAAAAGAACAGAAAGTTCGCCTTTGCACATATGAAGCCGTTCGTCTCATATTTCAATTGTCACCAAGAACAGGACTGAACCATGTGGTAACACTTCTAAGGTTCTAATCGTTTAAATTAGttcatgcattaggtattataaactaaaacaaaaaattacagcatttattcatgttaattaatagaaataatattgttcattattcCTGATAAttcataatgtattaactaatgttaccgTATACAGCTTTAATGTAAAATGTGTCAgtatgttttattaattaatattacccAAGATTAATAtaagctgtaaaaaatatttttagtttatatttatatttattaactaACGTAAAAGAAAATAACCTTTTTTGTAGTGTTAGCCAACAAGTATAACAAGCGTActgtgtaaaaaacaaataaagcacaatgtgtaattattaaaaaaaataataataattcaaattattCAATTTAAAGTATATTATCCGCTGAGCCTAAATGGTACAAACAATTACATACAAATTATAATGAACTATTATATATTAGGAGAGTGCAAAATGACAGCAAAACACATCTAACGTCGAAACTTTCTATATAATATggatttaaaacattttcagcaATTAATTGCGCAATATACACAGATTTCAATggtaaaaactaaaatgaaaaagtcatccatcaaaataaaacaaaaggaccccttaaaacatttcagcaccatggacaatGGCTTTAGTTGAAGGGTTATAAATTCTTAACCAACGATGGATATTTTGCTAGTCAGAACATTATAATATCTAGTATACTGTATGACACTCTGAATTTAAAAAAACGCTCAGTTCTGATAACAATGGGCCAGAGAGAGTGCTACATTCAGTATAATTTTATGAGCTCTTACCTCTCCAGAACCTCTCCTGCTCCTGCGATCTGGTATCACTAGAGTATTCCCATTACTGCCCGGGACTATAGTAGAACCGATACTCATTCTGGGTCCAACTAACATGTACCGTTTGTCTCCAGATCTGTACTGGATGCTGTGACACAGAGTCCCGTCGTAATTTGCATCTTGTAAATACTTGGATGAACAGTCTGTAGATTTGGAGCACTGCATTACAATCAACACGATGATACTGATGAGAAAAAGCACTGAAACCGAGCCCAACGTGatgatcaaataaaatgtcaCGTTGTTTTCCTCCTCGTCTTTTACTGCGTTTTTCACATCCGAAGCTGCAAAAGCCTCTTTGGGCTCCACAACTTTGACAATCACAGTCGCTGTTGCTGAGAGTGACACGTTCCCATTGTCTTTGACCAGTATGACCAGTTTCTGCTGGGCCTCGTCTGTTTCTGTGAATGAGCGAAGGGTCCTTATCTGTCCTGTATAGCGGTCCAAACCAAACAGACTGTGCTCACTAACTTCCTGCAGTGAAAATAATAACCAGCCGTTGTATCCGATATCTGCGTCATAGGCTCTGACTTTAGTCACCAAATGACCTGCGTTCACATTGCGGGGAATCTCCTCCACACCCTCAGCAGAACCGTTAGCACTGACTGGATATAAGATCACTGGAACATTGTCGTTCTGATCCAGAATAAACACGTTCACTGTCACGTTACTGCTCAGAGATGGACTTCCAGAGTCTGTAGCGAGCACGTGGAACTGAAAAGTTTTCACAGTTTCAAAGTCGAAACTTTTTAGCGCATGAATTACGCCTGTTTCTGAATTAATGTTCAGGAATGAAGCCATATCATTCTGTGTACCGTCACCTCTAATTACGTGATATGAAATTAAAGCATTATCATTCATGTCTTTGTCAAACGCGG includes these proteins:
- the LOC127417855 gene encoding protocadherin alpha-8-like is translated as MGDARQRRKSESWWIVLCLLFLLSVGRQVSAQIRYSVPEEVKEGSVVGNIAKDLGLDVSTLVNRRFRIVSGSKDAPFQVNQNNGILYIQNRIDREELCADNDVCQVNLKIAIENPLEIHYVGIEVTDINDHAPVFPEKEHILKIAENTLTGADFQLLAARDPDSGGNSVRTYKLSHNEHFELEIRDGGEDNKIPILKLQRPLDRERHSKHQLVLTALDGGNPPRSGVMNITITVIDINDNRPVFSKDVYSVTITENLPIGNVILQVNATDADLGLNGDILYSFVSNLKRKVYDTFEIDRKTGEIRVIGVVDYEETEVYRADVTASDSAEPPMATNCRVIIKVTDINDNTPEIEVTSLSNLVPEDSKPGTVISLISVTDKDSGVNGKIVCRLPEGAPFELKPSFQENMYSLVTQGTLDRELVTHYDITITATDLGQPPLSSVKTLSVDVSDVNDNSPEFPQNPLELFLFENNPPGASIFAVSALDKDINGNAVISYHIIRGDGTKGDMASFLNVHSETGAIYALKSFDFETMKTGQFHLLATDSGSPSLSSNVTVNVFILDQNDNVPVILYPVSANGSAEGVEEIPRNVNAGHLVTKVRAYDADIGYNGWLLFSLQEVSEHSLFGLDRYTGQIRTLRSFTETDEAQQKLVILVKDNGNVSLSATATVIVKVVEPKEAFAASDVKNAVKDEEENNVTFYLIITLGSVSVLFLISIIVLIVMQCSKSTDCSSKYLQDANYDGTLCHSIQYRSGDKRYMLVGPRMSIGSTIVPGSNGNTLVIPDRRSRRDSGETPKGALAGTTRCVVPHMLCSI